One Bacillota bacterium genomic window carries:
- a CDS encoding ParB/RepB/Spo0J family partition protein, producing the protein MMRWFGGRNVEQVLQLNVNDVKPNPYQPRKTFSEDCLAELRDSIKQVGIIQPLVVRKVGNIYELVAGERRLRAAKAAGFSTVPAVVRQYTDQEVAQATLIENIQREELNVLEEAVAYDQLLTQFQITQEELAKRVGKSQSTIANKRRLLKLSTEVKELLASGAVNERQARALLKIEDGDVQTDVAAKIISEDMTVRQVEEAVERYLAGEPVTQAIAATAVKPVRKLLVRDVRIFVNTVRQAVDLMKRNGVAASVQERDSDEYYEVVVRIPKSK; encoded by the coding sequence TTGATGAGGTGGTTTGGTGGCCGCAACGTTGAGCAGGTCCTACAACTCAATGTCAATGACGTAAAGCCTAACCCGTATCAACCGCGCAAGACTTTTTCAGAGGATTGTCTAGCTGAGTTGCGCGATTCGATCAAGCAAGTCGGCATTATTCAGCCCCTGGTGGTGCGCAAGGTGGGTAATATTTACGAGCTGGTGGCGGGTGAGAGGCGCCTGCGGGCCGCTAAGGCCGCTGGCTTTAGCACAGTCCCTGCGGTGGTACGACAATACACTGACCAAGAAGTGGCGCAAGCGACGCTTATCGAGAACATTCAGCGCGAGGAGCTCAATGTTCTGGAGGAGGCTGTAGCTTACGATCAGCTGCTGACGCAGTTTCAGATCACCCAGGAGGAGTTAGCAAAGCGCGTAGGCAAGAGCCAGTCGACCATTGCTAATAAGCGCCGGTTGTTGAAGCTGTCCACTGAGGTTAAGGAACTACTGGCCAGCGGCGCTGTCAATGAACGACAGGCGCGCGCTTTGCTAAAAATTGAGGACGGAGACGTACAGACGGACGTGGCGGCCAAGATCATCAGCGAGGATATGACGGTTCGCCAAGTGGAAGAGGCTGTAGAGAGGTATCTCGCCGGGGAGCCCGTAACGCAGGCGATTGCGGCCACAGCTGTGAAGCCAGTGCGCAAACTGCTGGTGCGCGATGTACGCATATTTGTCAACACGGTTCGCCAGGCGGTAGATTTAATGAAACGCAATGGCGTCGCCGCTTCGGTGCAAGAGAGAGACAGCGACGAGTACTACGAAGTGGTAGTGCGCATTCCTAAGAGCAAGTGA